In Daucus carota subsp. sativus chromosome 4, DH1 v3.0, whole genome shotgun sequence, one DNA window encodes the following:
- the LOC108219207 gene encoding uncharacterized protein LOC108219207 isoform X1, translated as MALSYRGRPSTGLDYLNSDTTLTKLFVGGLAWETQSPTLHSYFRQFGEILEAVVITDKNTGRSKGYGFVTFRDPESAKRACADPSPIIDGRRANCNLAALGRPPPAFPIGHNRLPSPYYGGMPSRGAYIGNFGYQQPYSYGLQQGLIYPQHGFGTYGSENVYPQGAYNPYAGQQYLPIYGVPGTVNTAMYPYNVGQNVPSGQGYTTLQGYALPGHQIMQFGVPTVNSITTPALQTLQSPYPAGVVSPMPARPQLIIPVHSPQIIQSGSSDQNTG; from the exons ATGGCTTTAAGTTATCGGGGAAGGCCAAGTACGGGGTTGGACTACTTGAATTCTGATACAACACTCACTAAGCTGTTTGTGGGTGGTCTTGCTTGGGAGACTCAGAGTCCAACTCTACACTCTTACTTTCGACAGTTTGGGGAGATTCTTGAAGCTGTTGTGATCACAGATAAGAATACTGGGAGATCCAAGGGCTATGGCTTT GTGACTTTCCGGGACCCAGAATCTGCTAAGAGAGCATGTGCTGATCCAAGTCCAATTATTGATGGTAGACGGGCAAACTGTAATTTGGCTGCACTTGGACGACCTCCCCCTGCTTTTCCTATTG GACATAATAGATTACCGTCACCTTATTATGGAGGTATGCCTTCTCGTGGAGCATATATTGGAAATTTTGGCTACCAACAGCCATATTCATATGGCCTTCAGCAAGGGCTCATATATCCGCAACATGG TTTTGGCACTTATGGTTCAGAAAACGTCTATCCACAG GGTGCTTACAACCCTTATGCTGGTCAGCAGTACCTTCCAATATATGGGGTACCTGGAACAGTTAATACGGCTATGTATCCTTACAATGTTGGTCAAAATGTTCCAAGTGGCCAGGGTTATACAACATTGCAGGGTTATGCATTGCCTGGTCACCAAATTATGCAGTTTGGTGTACCCACTGTCAATTCAATCACCACACCAGCTCTTCAAACACTTCAATCTCCATATCCTGCAG GTGTAGTTTCACCCATGCCAGCACGACCGCAGTTAATAATACCAGTCCATTCTCCTCAAATCATACAAAGTGGCAGTTCTGACCAAAATACTGGTTGA
- the LOC108219208 gene encoding psbP domain-containing protein 3, chloroplastic, with translation MAVASSLQFIQSNNLLLPRPQPLNTLKDYKISSAICCKNAQISSCAPIQDEAQIKRREALFQTVFAAFSLPSIVPLAIAETAVAEEYRTYSDDVNKFKISIPQDWEVGTGDGNGLKSVTAFYPAEASSSGSSVSVVITGLGPDFTKLESFGNVDAFAENLVSGLDRSWQRPPGVKAVLLNSKSSKGFYFIEYTLKNPGESERHLFSVLGVANNGWYNRLYTLTGQFVEEDAEKYGSKIQKVVSSFRFI, from the exons aTGGCGGTAGCTTCGTCGTTGCAGTTCATTCAATCTAACAATCTGCTTCTTCCTCGTCCTCAACCCCTCAACACTCTCAAAG ATTACAAAATCTCAAGTGCTATCTGCTGCAAGAACGCTCAAATTTCAAG CTGTGCTCCCATTCAAGATGAAGCTCAAATTAAAAGAAGAGAGGCATTGTTTCAGACAGTCTTTGCTGCTTTTTCTTTACCTTCGATTGTTCCACTTGCAATTGCAGAAACTG CTGTGGCTGAGGAATATCGCACTTACTCTGATGATGTCAATAAGTTCAAGATATCGATACCTCAAG ATTGGGAAGTAGGTACAGGAGATGGCAACGGATTGAAGTCAGTGACTGCATTCTACCCTGCAGAAGCTTCTTCCTCTGGTTCAAGTG TGAGTGTTGTAATCACGGGTCTGGGTCCGGATTTCACCAAATTGGAGTCTTTCGGGAATGTTGATGCTTTTGCGGAGAATCTG GTCAGTGGATTGGACAGAAGCTGGCAGAGGCCGCCAGGTGTAAAAGCAGTACTCCTTAACTCTAAATCATCCAAAG GCTTTTACTTCATAGAATACACCTTGAAGAATCCAGGTGAAAGTGAGAGACATCTTTTTTCAGTGCTTGGTGTTGCAAACAATGGTTGGTACAACAGATTGTATACCCTCACAGGACAG TTTGTTGAAGAGGATGCAGAAAAATATGGTTCAAAAATCCAAAAG GTTGTTTCATCCTTTCGGTTCATCTGA
- the LOC108219207 gene encoding uncharacterized protein LOC108219207 isoform X2 gives MALSYRGRPSTGLDYLNSDTTLTKLFVGGLAWETQSPTLHSYFRQFGEILEAVVITDKNTGRSKGYGFVTFRDPESAKRACADPSPIIDGRRANCNLAALGRPPPAFPIDYRHLIMEVCLLVEHILEILATNSHIHMAFSKGSYIRNMVLALMVQKTSIHRVLTTLMLVSSTFQYMGYLEQLIRLCILTMLVKMFQVARVIQHCRVMHCLVTKLCSLVYPLSIQSPHQLFKHFNLHILQV, from the exons ATGGCTTTAAGTTATCGGGGAAGGCCAAGTACGGGGTTGGACTACTTGAATTCTGATACAACACTCACTAAGCTGTTTGTGGGTGGTCTTGCTTGGGAGACTCAGAGTCCAACTCTACACTCTTACTTTCGACAGTTTGGGGAGATTCTTGAAGCTGTTGTGATCACAGATAAGAATACTGGGAGATCCAAGGGCTATGGCTTT GTGACTTTCCGGGACCCAGAATCTGCTAAGAGAGCATGTGCTGATCCAAGTCCAATTATTGATGGTAGACGGGCAAACTGTAATTTGGCTGCACTTGGACGACCTCCCCCTGCTTTTCCTATTG ATTACCGTCACCTTATTATGGAGGTATGCCTTCTCGTGGAGCATATATTGGAAATTTTGGCTACCAACAGCCATATTCATATGGCCTTCAGCAAGGGCTCATATATCCGCAACATGG TTTTGGCACTTATGGTTCAGAAAACGTCTATCCACAG GGTGCTTACAACCCTTATGCTGGTCAGCAGTACCTTCCAATATATGGGGTACCTGGAACAGTTAATACGGCTATGTATCCTTACAATGTTGGTCAAAATGTTCCAAGTGGCCAGGGTTATACAACATTGCAGGGTTATGCATTGCCTGGTCACCAAATTATGCAGTTTGGTGTACCCACTGTCAATTCAATCACCACACCAGCTCTTCAAACACTTCAATCTCCATATCCTGCAG GTGTAG
- the LOC108216162 gene encoding AT-hook motif nuclear-localized protein 10: MSGSETGTVMTTPFSSVAGHNSPSSQNMRLSYTSDGAATYTPLPNAPPQYQLPSDPAVEAPPITAVQPPQQQNMNVNVMGEVVKKKRGRPRKYGPDGSVGLLTHSSAPPANFSGGPLSSPPLQSPPSQNVVASASGSSPKKGRGRPPGSKKKQHLNNALDSNFAASPGIGFTPHIIDVKVGEDVSSKIMAFSQNGPRAVCILSANGAISNVTLHQAATSGGTATYEGRFDILSLSGSFLLSEVGGQRSRTGGLSVSLSGPDGRVLGGCVAGLLTAASPVQVIVGSFIVDGQKGSKTINQMEPLSSPPQLNPVSGAPGPNSPQSRGTLSESSGGPGSPLNQNTGALNNSNYQGMSSMPWK, translated from the exons ATGTCGGGATCTGAAACCGGAACCGTCATGACGACGCCGTTTAGCAGCGTCGCCGGCCATAATTCTCCGTCGTCACAAAACATGCGGCTTTCGTATACCTCGGACGGCGCAGCCACTTACACGCCGCTTCCGAACGCACCTCCCCAGTATCAGCTCCCCTCCGACCCCGCCGTCGAAGCGCCGCCCATCACCGCCGTGCAGCCGCCGCAGCAGCAGAACATGAATGTGAATGTGATGGGTGAGGTTGTGAAGAAGAAGAGAGGGAGGCCCAGAAAGTATGGGCCTGATGGGTCAGTGGGCTTGTTGACCCACTCTTCTGCACCACCTGCTAATTTTTCTGGTGGGCCCCTGTCATCGCCGCCGCTGCAGTCCCCGCCGTCGCAGAATGTTGTAGCTTCTGCCTCGGGATCTTCACCCAAGAAAGGCAGGGGTAGACCACCTGGTTCCAAAAAGAAGCAGCATTTGAATAATGCCTTGG ATTCTAACTTTGCAGCATCACCAGGAATTGGATTCACTCCACACATTATTGATGTCAAAGTTGGAGAG GATGTATCATCGAAAATAATGGCATTTTCTCAGAACGGTCCTAGGGCTGTATGCATTTTATCAGCAAATGGTGCCATATCGAATGTAACTCTACATCAGGCTGCAACTTCTGGTGGCACTGCAACATATGAG GGACGTTTTGATATTTTGTCCCTTTCTGGTTCATTTTTGTTATCTGAGGTAGGTGGTCAGCGAAGCAGGACAGGTGGATTAAGTGTCTCTTTATCTGGACCAGATGGACGAGTTCTAGGTGGTTGTGTGGCAGGTCTTCTCACAGCTGCATCCCCTGTTCAG GTTATTGTTGGCAGTTTTATTGTGGACGGACAAAAGGGATCAAAAACAATCAACCAGATGGAACCTTTATCTTCTCCACCACAGCTTAATCCGGTCAGTGGTGCTCCTGGTCCTAACAGCCCACAGTCACGCGGAACTCTCAGTGAATCATCTGGTGGGCCTGGGAGCCCACTCAACCAGAACACAGGAGCATTGAACAACAGTAATTATCAAGGAATGTCAAGCATGCCGTGGAAGTAA